Proteins encoded in a region of the Solanum dulcamara chromosome 9, daSolDulc1.2, whole genome shotgun sequence genome:
- the LOC129903026 gene encoding calcium uniporter protein 4, mitochondrial: protein MAIRRILAKRLSSALKIDPLPPVTVLERFHIPATPPDSVNADFFRRFLQRREINHVARLPEFFSIPVGEKLREKLRSMNVTGERIRFEGLAPPTPSTATALLPADTIGKITVNDAKKILKISQMEKVKSRLREIPMNSISYSEFVGICDEFCSNREQSLDFAKMLDESGSVIVLGDVVFLRPHQVAKSMDKIISESIVSPNDPRRRELEHMEKEKAFIDQKAQSLVRGELYFGLGFLVLQTLGFMRLTFWELTWDVMEPICFFVTSLHFALAYGFFLRTSKEPTFEGYFQRRFKVKQKKLMKTHNFDLEKYNKLREAFYPTYYNQPYYGFS from the exons ATGGCGATTCGTCGGATTTTAGCGAAACGCCTATCTAGTGCCCTGAAAATAGATCCGCTTCCACCGGTTACGGTTCTAGAACGTTTTCACATTCCGGCGACGCCGCCGGATTCCGTCAACGCTGATTTCTTCCGTCGGTTTCTCCAGAGGAGAGAAATCAATCATGTAGCGAGACTGCCGGAGTTTTTTTCTATTCCAGTGGGagaaaaattgagagagaagtTGAGGTCTATGAATGTTACTGGAGAAAGGATTAGATTCGAAGGCCTAGCTCCACCGACCCCGTCTACGGCAACGGCGTTGCTGCCGGCGGATACGATTGGGAAGATAACTGTGAATGATGCTAAGAAGATATTGAAAATCTCGCAGATGGAAAAAGTGAAATCGAGACTTAGGGAGATTCCGATGAACTCTATTTCGTACTCCGAATTCGTTGGGATCTGTGATGAATTTTGCTCTAACAGAGAACAGAGTTTGGATTTCGCTAAAATGTTGGATGAATCCGGTAGCGTCATCGTTCTGGGTGACGTCGTTTTCCTCCGTCCACATCAG GTGGCAAAATCAATGGACAAAATAATTTCAGAATCCATAGTATCCCCAAATGACCCaagaagaagagaacttgaacATATGGAAAAGGAAAAGGCCTTTATTGATCAAAAAGCCCAATCACTTGTAAGAGGAGAACTTTACTTTGGTCTGGGCTTTTTAGTTCTCCAAACATTGGGCTTTATGAGGCTAACATTTTGGGAATTGACTTGGGATGTGATGGAGCCCATTTGCTTCTTTGTGACATCACTTCACTTTGCCCTTGCATATGGATTCTTCTTAAGAACATCAAAAGAGCCCACTTTTGAAGGGTATTTCCAAAGACGTTTCAAAGTGAAACAAAAGAAGCTCATGAAGACACACAATTTCGATCTCGAAAAGTATAATAAACTAAGAGAAGCATTTTATCCAACTTATTATAACCAACCATATTATGGATTTTCGTAG